The window GCTATGTAGTAAATTCCGATGAAGACGACAAATACGATCACAAAGTTCACGATCCAGCGTAGGTTGTTCCACAGATCCACTTGTTTAGATGAAATGGAAATGTTAGCAAGCGTCCAGTCCCCGATCCAATGACCAAACACACTAAGCAGCAACGCTGAAGCGATGACAATGAGCATGCCCAGGGTCAGCATTACAGCGAGAAAACGCGAGTGTATAAAGCTTTTTCGCTCCGGCAGCCCATATGCTTTGTTTACCGCGACGACGATCGCATTCATCGCTGCGCTGGCACTCACCAAAGCCAATATTAACCCGAAGGAAAGTGTGCCTCCTCTTTTCACATCAAGCAGGTTGCTAAGCGTTTCCTCGATCCACCCGGAGACTGCCCCCGGAATATATTCTTTAATGAGTCCGATGACATCATCCGAGGAGAACGGCAAATACCCCAATAAACTCAGAATAAACAGCAGAAAGGGGAACAGGGATAGCAGAAAATAGTAGGCACATTGGGCAGCAAGCCCTGTGGCATCGTGCTTTTCGAACTGATTCCAAAGCAATTTTAAGTAAGATATCCCCATGTACATATATGTCCTTTCATCGGTCTATAAATGTGATAGAATAGGTAGTCCAGTATTGCTATGAAACAGGTGATGATTTTGACTTCTCTTTCTATTTACCCTACACCATTAGGTACGAAACAAACCACGGAGCGACCTATCCCGCATGCGCGTATGGCGCTTTTAACGAATAGTTCCGATTTTGTGTCAGATAGCGATCGTGACGCTTACTTTTTCCGCGACTTGGAAAGCCATCAGATTCTCCTGAATGAAGCGCAGGTACAGGCTGTGCGCCATTTCAAAGGTCCCCTACTTACCCTGGCGGGAGCCGGTTCCGGGAAGACAACTGTTCTGGTGTGCCGAGTTGCTTATTTACTGCGTGTCCACCGGGTCCATCCGTCGAATTTGTTATTGATTACTTTTTCGAAAAAGGCCGCCGAAGAAATGCGGGAACGTCTCACGTCCATGCCGGGTCTTGATCATAGTATGACCAATACGATGCAAGTTCGGACATTTCACGCTTTTTGCCTAAGATTACTGCGAATGAACGGGTTACAACAAGAGATTCTGAGTGATGGCCGCTATCAGCAAATTGTCTTCAAGCGCATCATGCTGGGCATGGGGCTGCAGGATACATACCAACCCGAAGTGCTCATTTCCTTGCTTTCCTCTTATAAAATGCAGCTGATCGAGGTCGAAGACCTCCCTGAAGGAACGGAAGAAGATAAAGAAGTGAAGCGGATTTTCATGCAGTATGAGCAGTGGAAAATGGAACAGCAAAAGATTGATTTTGATGATATTTTGATCAAAGCCTACCACCTATTGCAGCAAAATACCGATGTCTTGCGCTCGCTGCAGCGAAAATTCACTTATATCAGTGTCGATGAGTTCCAAGATACGAATACCGTGCAATACGAAATCATTCAAATGATTGCAAAGGACCACGGGAATTTGATGGTTGTTGGTGATGATGACCAGACGATTTATTCGTTTAATGGCGCGAGAAATGAATTTATTCTACAGTTCCATGAAAAGTATCCTGCTGCGAAGACGGTTACTCTTGATATTAATTACCGTTCTACTTCAAGTATCGTCGGTCTAGGGAATGCGATCATCAAACACAACATGCAGCGTAAATGTAAGACCCTTCTAGCAACCAAACAAAGTGAGACCAAGCCGCAATATGTGAAACCTATGAATAGTGATGACGAGGCCGATTGGTTAGTTAACGATCTTCGGATTAAAGTAGCCGAGGGTGGCAGCGAGTATGGCGATTTCGCTATTTTGTATCGGACAGCCAGCAACAGCCGAGCGATTATCGAGCAGTTAATTCTTCATAATTTGCCTTTTGTGGACTACGGAAGCAATGACTCCTTCTACGATCAGTGGATGGTGAAGCCGATTATCGATCACTTAAGGCTTGCCCATGAACGCCGCAATTTCGAAGCCATAGAAGGTGTACTCCCTTCATTATATATAGGACGAGACCAAGGCATGCGGATTATTCAAGATCAGGAAGCGATTCAGGCGAAAAAGTGGCCGCTCATCCACCTGCTCGGTCTGCCGCAGCTGAAGGATTTTCAAAAAGAAAAGCTGAAGAACCGCATCCGACTCATTAAATCGCTTGCTGAAATGAAGCCTTTGGATGCCGTTCAGGCGATTCGCAAGGATTTCTATGATGCTTTCCTGGAGACGAACAAGCGCAGCAAGCTGACGAGTCACAGAGAGATGCTGAAGGAAACGCTGGACGAGCTGGAGTCTTCGGCCAAGCGGTTCGATACGGTGGAGCAATTTCTTTATTTTATCCATGAGGTGGCGGAAAAACGCATCGAAATGAGCCGGCTCCAAAAAGAACAATTCGCGAATAAAATTTCGCTCATGACGATTCATAAATCGAAGGGACTGGAGTTCCCGATCGTGTACTTGCTCTGTGCAATTGAGGGCAATATGCCGCATAGCTCGGCACTCGATGCCAGCCATCTGGACGATGTGAAGATGGCTGGTGTTACAGGGCGCGACAAGGGAACTGCCGCGCTGGAGGAAGAACGGCGACTCGCCTACGTCGCCGTCACGCGCGCCAAGGCCGAGCTGCTGATCAGCTCGCCGGCGTTTTATCGCGGGAAGAAGGCGGAGCCTTCCCGCTTCCTACTGTCCGCGTTCTCTGGCGCGGACACGGTGGACAGCCGCAAGCCCGCTGCGGCTGTGGGTACAGCAGCGGCGCGGCGACCGGCCGCCGCTGGGAAACCCGCCGCCGCGACTGAGCGGGTCGCGGCGTGGATCTGCGAGCAGGCCGGCTGCAAGGCCTGGTCACGCATCTCTTCGCCGCAGGAAGCGAAGCTTGCGGCGAAGGCGTGCCCCTTGTGCAGCACAGCCATGGTCAAGGGCAGCCGCATGGTTTCGCTCACGCGTTAGCCGAGCATTGCCTACATGCTCCCTTCTAACACGGGTAGAATTCACCCGTATTTGTTGGAGGGATTACCTAGGCTACTCTACTGCTGTCGGCTTATGCTGTCCTTTGGCGACAATGTTTGTCAATGTTGATGCAATAAAATCAAGTACACCCAAGTCGAATGTATTGAAACATTCACTTGCTCATCCGTGAAAGTTGTACATTGTACAACTTTAGGCAAGCAAATCCCCATTTTCCACGCGATTGTTGCATAAATTACAACAATTACAGCCAAAAGTAGCTCTATAGCATGGGATGAGGCTAAATAGAATTGTTGTACAACATACAACAATCTTTAGCTTGCACAGAAGAAATCAAGGAAATTGTTGTACGTTGTACAACTTGCCTTCCTAATCTTCCAATAGTCACTTACCGAGCCGATGATTATGCATTTATCTACAATCTCACTCAGCTCAGCGGCAAATCCATAGCTAAACATGCTAAATAGGGGTAAGCTTCACCTTACCCCATAACAGAAATAAAAGCAGCAATCCCTAGTGGGAATGCTGCTCTTTTTTCTGTTACACAAGTTCTTTCAAAGCATCTAAAGCCGCATCATAATTCGGATGCTCCTTCATCTCCGTTAAATACTCCACATAACGAACCGTATTGTTCTCATCCAAGATGAATATCGCACGCTGATCGAGCTGAATCTCTTTAATCAAAACGCCATATGCTTGGCCGAAAGCACGGCTTTTATAATCAGATAAGGTTACGACTTTATCAATGCCTGCAGCCCCGCAGAAACGACTCAGTGCAAAAGGAAGATCCACGGAAATCGTCAATATGACGACATTATCGCCTAGCTTATCTGCTTCCACATTGAAACGACGCGTCTGTGCATCGCATGTGCCCGTATCCACGGAAGGGACGACTGAAATCAGCTTCACTTTGCCTGCATAATCCGATAGGCTGACCTCTGTCATTAAATCCTTATTCACTTTGAAATCTGGCGCTTGATCCCCAACCTTAATCTCCGGTCCTAGCAAAGTAATTGGATTCCCTCCTGCTGTTGCTACCCCTGTGCGTTCTTGTACCTGTGTCATATTCGTATTCCTCCTGTAATTTTATATGTTTTAACAAATTAGATTCGTTGTATGTTATGCCTTCTCGATAACTGCTTTAAGCTTCTCTTTAGGTTGTACCCCAACCATCTGATCAACCAATTGTCCATCCTTGAAAACGAGCAGAGTAGGGATACTCATGACGTTATATTTGGAGGCGGATTCTGGGTTATCATCCACATTGATTTTTACAATCTTGGCTGCATCGCCGATCTCAGCAGATAGTTCATCTAGGATGGGAGCGATTATTTTACAAGGTCCGCACCAAGGGGCCCAAAAATCTACAAGTACAGTACCTGCTTCAATTTCATTGTTAAAAGTAGCATCGGAAATTTGTTTAACTGACATGGCTAATTCCTCCTAAAGGTTTTTATTATTAAAAGCATTAAGCATGCTGTTCTGAAATAAATCGTTCACAATCTAGTGCGGCCATACAACCGCTTCCTGCCGATGTAATCGCTTGGCGATAAATGCGATCCTGCACATCCCCACAGGCGAATACACCAGGCACAGTCGTTTGTGACGTTCCGGGAATAACCTGCAAATATCCGAGTTCATCTGTTGGCAGCTGTCCGCCTAGGAAGCCTGTATTCGGAGTATGTCCAATCGCAAGAAAAATTCCATCGGCCTCCAGCAGTTCTTCCTCACCAGTTACGTTATTGAGCACCATAAGTCCGGTCACTCCAAGAGGGCCAGCTACAACTTCAAGCGGTGTCCGATTGAGACTCCAGGCAACTTTTTGATTGCTGCGGGCGTGATCCTGCATGATTTTCGATGCTTTCAGATCGTCACGGCGATGCACAACGCGCACTTCGGAAGCGAATCGAGTCAAGAACTGTGCCTCTTCCATCGCGGTATCCCCACCGCCAATTACGATAATCTTCTTGTTTCTAAAGAAAAATCCATCGCAAGTTGCACAGGTGCTAACGCCTTTACCAATATTATCGGATTCACCGGGAATGCCCAGTTTCTTGGCCGTTGCCCCTGTTGAAATGATTAGCGAATCCGCCGTCAATTGACCTCCATCCTCTAAAAACAAGGTGAATGGACGTTTGGACATATCGACTTCTGAGACCCGACCTGGCTGAATCGTAGCACCGAAACGCAAGGCCTGTTTACGCATATTATCCATCAACTCCGGCCCCGTGATGCCATCCGGGAACCCTGGGAAGTTGTCTACTTCTGTGGTGGTAGTTAACTGCCCTCCAGGTTGTATACCTTCTATGACTAAAGGCGACATGTTCGCCCTTGCCAGGTAAATCGCTGCGGTTAACCCGGCTGGTCCAGTTCCGATAATGATCGCTTTGTGATGCATAGGAACGCCTCCTTGATGCTTCATGTTATTTGTATGATTTTGTATTGTTTGTTAGCAATTTAATTTGAAACAACTTTATGAATGAATCATACCAATTCCATTTAATATTGTCAACAATTAATTTGCATACAATATAAATTCAAATACTTAAAACTTTATCTGGTCCATAAAAACGAGCAAAAGCCGCGACAAACGCTGTCGCAGCTTAACCTTGAAAGTGAAATCCAAAGACTTTTGGAATCGAATAAAAAACTCCTTAGCCTTGTACTAACTGAGCTAAGGAGTTTTCACTTTGTACAGCTTACTTATGGCGTCCGGCTTTTCATCTCATCGAGACTCTTGAACTGGTAGCCCTGACTTCTCGCATCGTCAATGATTTTGGCCAGTGCCTCCGTGTTATCTTTGGACACCGAATGAAGCAAAATGACAGCACCTGGATGCAGCTGCGCCATCACATTTTTGTAGGCATACTCCCAGCCCTTCTGATGCTTTGGCTCCCAATCGCGGTAAGCGACGGACCAAAACACGTTCGTATAGCCAAGCCCTTGACTAACTGCTAACGATTGGCTATTAAATATCCCCCGCGGCGAGCGAAGATAGCGCATTTCCTTTTGTACAGTAAGAGTGCTGACCTCATCTTTCACTTGATTTAATTCTTTCTGAATGCGTTCTGCCGATATTTGACTCATATCCGGATGGCTCCAAGAATGGTTGCCGATCAAATGGCCTTCCTGTGCCATTCTCTTTAACAGTTCAGGCTCCGTCCTGATATAATGCCCCGTCACGAAGAAGATCGCGGGTACTTGCTTCTCCTTTAGCACGTCCAAAATCTTACCGGTATAGCCCTGCTCATAACCATTATCGAAGGTTAAGTACAATTCCTTTACAGCTGGATCTCCTGTAAAAATAGCCCCTCGCTGCTTCAACAGAGCTTTGAAGCCCTCTTGGTCAATGGACGGGGCTTGTCCGTTTGAGCTTTTCTTAAACCCAAAATGATAAGACCCGTCGGCCGATGCCATCGTCGCTTGTCCGAACAGTATGGCGAGCACGATCGTCAGAATTCGCATGTATTTCACGGTTAAACATTCACTCCTTGCCTTCTGTGGATTGGTACAGCCTACATAGACTGTTACTAATATGCCACATGTTAGACGGAGATTATGTGTTCTTTTTCAATCTATCACTTTCCCAAAAGCATCCACAATGTCAGCCCCGAAAAGCGTGTCCGACTAGCTTCTGAATTTCTGCGTACGCTTCTCTCGGCGACGTGGCTTGGCGGTATGATCGCGGCGTCGTCATGGCGAGGAATACTTCCACTAAGCCGAGCATTTGCGAAAGCAGCGGTATTTGATCGCCCGTGAGACGATACGGATAGCCAGTGCCATCTACTTTTCATGATGATAAAGGAACGCTTTCTCGACTTCTTGAAAATCGGGGATACCCTCGCACAATTCCTTCGCCATGAAGCAGTGCTCCTGTACCACTTCGAACTCAAACTCTGTCAATTTCCCTTCTTTTTCAAACATATAATCCGGCCCCTCCGAGTAGGCGTAAGCCGTACCCATAACGAGGAAAGTGGAGAGGCTGAGTGAAACGATCATCACTTTGCGTTTCAAACGAATCATCGTGCTGCCCTGCCTCCTTCTTGTTCTGATCTCGCTTACAAACCTATTGTATCCCGCCATACGATTCGTGACTTCGTCCTTTAGAGTAATTTATACCTACTACTTTCGCAGTGTCCTATGGTATACTTTTGTACCAGATACACACCTAATCCACGATTAATGGGGGCTATAATCTTGAATTTATTAGAAGTAAACTACCTGGCCGTACTTGTTGCGACATTAAGCACCATGGTACTTGGTTTCCTGTGGTATTCGCCGGTCTTATTCGGAAATGCATGGGTCAAGCTGCGAAATATGAAAATGGAAGAGATGAAAGGCGGAGGCCCCATCACTTACATCCTTACGGCACTAACCGCATTAGGGGGCGCCTTTATCCTGGCACTTCTTTTGACGCTTGGCAATGAGACAACCTGGTTGACAGGGCTTACGATTGGCCTACTTATCGGCCTAAGCATTTCGCTGAAAATCGGGATGAATTATTTGTTTGAGAATAGCAAGCTGCAGTTGTATTTCATCACCATCGGCTACCACATGGTATCCTATTTGATTGCTGGCATTATCATTGGAGCCTGGCAGTCCTAATGTCATCGGGATAGACTAACAAGAGCGCCTCCACAGGAGACGCTCTTTTTTTATTGCCTCTAACGTGTTTCAAAATCGTCTAAATCGTTTATTCAGGTATATCCCCCCATTCCACTTGGCATTCACTCGAATATACTGGAGCACAAGATCTTTGGGGGTGGAGATAGTGCTTCAACTTAATGGAATCGTTGGCGGTAGCTCACCAATCTCGGTTGGCGCTGGAAAAACGATACTGCTGCAGCAAATACTTATTCGTGTGAAAAGTAAACAAAAGTTAATTTTGAGGGATATCAACTTCTTGTTTAACAATAAAGCCAAGAACTCGAGATCCTTGAGTCGTTCAGATAGTTGGCACATGACCTTTGTGCGGCGTTAAGTATGATGACCAAATGTTTAATCACTAGAAAAGAGGATACAATGAACCGGAAGCAAATGCTCCTGATCAGTACAATGGCCCTTACCTTAAGCATGGGGGGAACCACATGGATTGATCCTTTAAGAGCTAGTCCAATTGCAAATAAACAGAATACTGTTCCTATAAAAGAAGATCTGCTGCATGTCCTGGGGCTATCCTCTGAGGAAGACATTTACATTGCCCAGTATAATGGGTTATCTCTTGCAGATATAGCCGAAGCCAACAAAGTTGATGTTCAGAAAGTCATTGAGCTTCAATTAGCAGAGTTAACCGAACAATTAAATTTACGGCTGTCCAGCGGCAGCATTTCGCCTGAGCAATATGAAGCACAACGTGCTGAATTACCTGAAATTATTATCAAAAGTGTATACGCCATGTAAAAAACGACAACGTCGTCCTTCAGGGACAACTAAAAAACGCCCGCATGGGCGTTTTTTTATGTTACTAACTTGTTGTGAACACACAACTATGTCACTATCAAATGAAGAGAAGCTCATTAGGAAAGGATTACGACTTGATCATGAACTTTCATCAACTTATTCCGCTTGTCCCTCTCATTGAACAGATCGAGACGAATAGTTCCTCTCTTACGGCCGAATGCCCGGCCAATAAGTATCAGCTTATTATCGTACGCCGTGGACACATCACGATACTTGGCCAAGATCAAGAACCGACGGTTTGTTCACAAGCCTATGCCTGCCATCCGGATCAAGGTACCTATTCCATCCAAGTTCCCAAAACCAAAACCGTGGAGTACGTTATCATCACTTACCGAATGCTCCCTGACGAAAACACGTGGACGTTACAAGGCCCACTTACCACACTCAGCGAGATCAAAATTCACTATATGCTGGATGAGCTTATCCGAACAACTCATGATCTTCATCCACTCACGGCTGAAGAAGAGGCTGCCCATATATTTCGTAAGCGAATCATGTTGGAGCGCATTCTCTTCATTTATTTATATGAATCTCAATTGACCCAAGAGAAAAAGTCTTCAGCCGAATCGATTGAAGAGACTCTTTCCTATATGAATGAACATTATATGGTTGAGCTTTCACTTCCGATGTTGGCCAGACGAGCAGGCATGAGTGTAGGTTATTTTACGGTTCTATTCAAAAAGCATACCGGTGCTACGATGATGAATTATTTGTACACACTGCGTATTGAGAAAGCTAAACAAATGTTTCTCCACACCGATTTACTTGCCAAAGAAGTTGCAGGACGCGTCGGTTTTGTTGATTATTTTCATTTCAGCAAGGTTTTCAAGAAAAAAACAGGCTATTCTCCTTCCGTATTCCTTGCAAGCCAAAACAAAATCTAATAATAGGACATGTTCATTATACATATTAGACATGTCCTAAAACGGAATTATTCGGTATGATTCCAAATGAGAATAATAATCATTGTCACGGGGGAAACCGAAAATGAAAAACCATATCGCTCGTCTTTGTCTTATCGCACTGATCAGCGTATTTGCAATAAGCCTTGCAGCTTGTGGCAAAACGACGAATACCGAATCAGCTGCAACAACACCGGCTGCAGCAAGCCAGAAGCCTAGTGCTCAATCCGAGGGTAAAATTACGGTTCAAGATGCGGTTGGAACCGTCGAACTACCTAAGAAACCTGAACGCATTATTACGATGGAATTCGGGTTCACCGATATCCTCGTCACGTTAGGCGTACAGCCTGTTGGTATTGCTGACGACAACAGCCCTGATCTATTCATGGACTCAGTAAAAAGTCAGTTGACAACATACAAATCTGTTGGTTCCCGCTATGAGCCAAACATTGAGCTAATTAGTTCACTTAAACCCGATTTGATCATTGTCGACGTAAACAAACACAAGAATGCCATTCCCCAGCTCAAAGGAATTGCTCCGGTTCTGGTGTTAGATGATTTCCAAGCTGATTACAATCAAATGCTCAAGAACGTTGCAATTATCGCTAAAGCCGTTGGCAAAGAAGAAGAAGGCAAGAAACGCCTAGCTGAGCATCAAACAATGGTTGAGTCTTTGAAAAAGAAACTAGGTTCAACGAATCTTCGTGTTCTTCCCGCAGTTGTGAATCCCAAAGGATTCTTCGCTCATTCTGATCACGCTTATAGCGGTTCCTTCCTAGCGATGCTAGGGTACACGGACCCTATTAAAAATACTGCCGCTTATCCGCAGATCACGCTAGAACAACTGGTTGAAGCCAATCCGCAAGTCCTGTTCCTGCTGCCTACGGAAAAAGAAACCATCATCAAACAATGGGAAACAAACCCGTTATGGCAAAAAATTGACGCTGTAGCGAACAAAAAAGTGTTCACTGTAGAACGACGTGACTGGTCTCTATCGCGTGGATTCCTCGGATCTGAGAAAATCCTCGAGGATATCGTGAAGAATTTGGGGCAATAGTCCAATGAATCCTACATATGAGAAGCAGAGCCGTAAATGGCCTCTGCTCTTCCTTTTTTCTATCTCTATTCTCATTATGATGATGGGTGTGATCTGTAGTTTGAAATGGGGCCAGGCTCAGGTCTCCTGGCGCACCTTGATCGAGGCCGTGACCTACCAAGGCAATGACAAAGCTCACCTCTACATCCAAACACTACGTTTACCACGTGCCATCATGGCATGTATCGTAGGCATGCAGTTAGCCTTAGCAGGATTGCTTACACAGCTAACAACCAAGAACCCACTAGCATCCCCACACATTTTCGGAATTAATGCCGGAGCGGCTTTGGCCGTGGTGGTGGGACTTGTCGTTTTACCCCACTTTGGCAATATAGGCCTAATTGGCTTCGCATTCGCAGGGGCAGCCCTAAGCGCGCTGCTCATTTGGTCATTAGCAGGAACGGGACGTCAGCAATACGTGCGTTTAGCCCTAGCCGGGATAACCATCCACTTCCTCATGTCTTCGCTGACGGAAGGCTTCATTATCATGAATCAGCATGCCACTGACAGCATGATCTTCTGGCTTGTTGGCTCCTTGAATCAAGCGGCTTGGACGGAAGTTCGCATCATTTTACCTTTTTTTGTAGGCGGCATGATGCTATTCAGCTTCATGCTCCCCTCATTCAAGCTGCTGCTAATGGATGACGACATTGCGGCAGGTTTAGGCCAACGTGTTAACCTCGTGCGTGGAATCAGTATTCTACTCGTCATCGTACTCGCCGGATCCGCAGTAGCCTTATGTGGTCCGATTGGTTTCGTTTGTCTCCTTGTTCCGCACATGGCTCGCGCCATGGTCGGCCCGAACTTAACGATTCTTGGCCCGTTTACAGCTCTACTTGGGGGGATTTTGCTTCTATACGCCGACTTCCTCAGCCGCTTTATCGCTTTTCCATTCGAATCACCGGTTGGCATTGTGACAGCTGCGATTGGCGCGCCATACTTCATCTACTTAGCTCGCAAGCAAGGAGGTGCGCGGTGAAGAGGATAGCACGAACAATGCGAAAACCTGTTTTTTCCCTGATGTCAGCATGCGCAATTATGATAGTGCTCGCTATCATCTATGCACATGTGGGCGCCGTGCGGATCCCGCTTGGAGATGTATGGGCAGGATTCATGGATGAGAAGAGTCCGTCTTATTTCATCGTGCATCAGGTTCGATTGCCACGCATCTTGGTTGCAATTTTAGCGGGATTTGGTCTAGCGGTTGGCGGCGTTATTCTACAGAGCTTGGTGAGAAATCCGCTTGCCAGCCCTGATGTTATTGGGATTACCAAAGGGGCTGGATTCATGGCTGCGGCTGTTATCTTTCTCTTTCCCAAATCGCCAAGTTACTTCTTGCCGATTGCTGCGTTCGTCGGTGCCTTCTCTGCATTCCTTCTTCTACTGCTGTTAAGTCGGCGATTAACACTCCCTCCGGCCTCTCTTGCCTTGGTAGGCGTTGCCATTGGGACTGTGTTTCAAGCCGGCACACAGTATTTGATTATCAGACACCCAAGCGACATCAACATGGCGCTGCTCTGGCTGTCCGGAAGCTTATGGAGCCGAAGCTGGCACGATGTGTACACGCTGCTGCCGTGGATCGCCGGGCTCCTGCCTATCGTGTGGGCGAACTCTGCGAAGCTGAATATTTTTCAGCTTGGTGACGATATCACCACCTCGCTCGGGCTGAACATCGCGAAGCAGCGCTTCTGGCTGCTGCTGCTTGCCGTTGCTCTCGCCGGCATCTCCGTGTCGGCCGTTGGCGCGATCGGCTTCATTGGCCTGATCGCGCCCCATATCGCGCGGAGCATCGTCGGCGCTCGGCATCAATGGCTGATCCCGCTAGCCGCCTTGATCGGCGCCGATTTGATGCTGCTGGGAGACTTGCTCGGCCGCATCATTATCCTCCCGCGGGAAGTGCCTGTGGGCATCATGACCGCCGTCATCGGCGCACCTTATTTTATCTACTTGCTGCGTAGGGAGCGTCTGCGTAGAGGGTAATACACCAAAGAGGATGCAAAACCGATTCACGGTTTGCATCCTTTTTTGCCGGTGAGTAAAGTCAGATACTTTGGGGAGAAATTGTTGTATTTACTGCAACATTCCTGGGGAAAACGCGGATTAGCTGGCCTAAAGTTGTAAAAAATACAACAACCCCTTGACCAGGAGTCATCCCTTGCATGTTACGCATCAACCTGGACTAGCGCTCTCATCCAAAAGATCAGCATAAGCCGTATATGGTCCCTATTCCTTTGCGGGTTACTGTCTACCTTAACTCATACCACGCAGCCGATCCGCAATAACTCTCATCATGCTTCGCAGAACATCAATATTCTGGAAGCAAAAGGTCAACACCAGATCCCGATGAAGCTGCAGCAGGACGGTAGCTTCCTTCGCCGTACAGTCAGCCGAACGAGGACCGCTGTCGATAATCGCCATCTCACCGAAGAACGCGCCTTCCTGTAGAACCGCGTACTCTTCACTGCCTCTATGCACACGAATGCTTCCTTCGATAATGCCATACATGGTATCTCCGAAATCACCTGCGCGGCAGATGACTTCTCCAGGTTCGTAGGCAACTTCTTCCACCATTTGAGCGAGCCAAATGAAATCCTCAGGAGCTAGATGCACGAACAAATCTACTTTTTGCAGCACGAGAATCCGCCGTAAAATGACTTCGTCCTTCGTTAAGCCTTCTGCTGTCTTGGTTACAGGCAATTGC is drawn from Paenibacillus sp. V4I7 and contains these coding sequences:
- a CDS encoding YihY/virulence factor BrkB family protein, translated to MGISYLKLLWNQFEKHDATGLAAQCAYYFLLSLFPFLLFILSLLGYLPFSSDDVIGLIKEYIPGAVSGWIEETLSNLLDVKRGGTLSFGLILALVSASAAMNAIVVAVNKAYGLPERKSFIHSRFLAVMLTLGMLIVIASALLLSVFGHWIGDWTLANISISSKQVDLWNNLRWIVNFVIVFVVFIGIYYIAPNTCLTCKSILPGAIFAAAGWQLTSFGFSFYVNHFTNYSATYGSVGGIIVLMTWFYISALIIIIGGEINAIKHVKSYIHTVSLDKKDTTANKNRF
- a CDS encoding UvrD-helicase domain-containing protein, yielding MKQVMILTSLSIYPTPLGTKQTTERPIPHARMALLTNSSDFVSDSDRDAYFFRDLESHQILLNEAQVQAVRHFKGPLLTLAGAGSGKTTVLVCRVAYLLRVHRVHPSNLLLITFSKKAAEEMRERLTSMPGLDHSMTNTMQVRTFHAFCLRLLRMNGLQQEILSDGRYQQIVFKRIMLGMGLQDTYQPEVLISLLSSYKMQLIEVEDLPEGTEEDKEVKRIFMQYEQWKMEQQKIDFDDILIKAYHLLQQNTDVLRSLQRKFTYISVDEFQDTNTVQYEIIQMIAKDHGNLMVVGDDDQTIYSFNGARNEFILQFHEKYPAAKTVTLDINYRSTSSIVGLGNAIIKHNMQRKCKTLLATKQSETKPQYVKPMNSDDEADWLVNDLRIKVAEGGSEYGDFAILYRTASNSRAIIEQLILHNLPFVDYGSNDSFYDQWMVKPIIDHLRLAHERRNFEAIEGVLPSLYIGRDQGMRIIQDQEAIQAKKWPLIHLLGLPQLKDFQKEKLKNRIRLIKSLAEMKPLDAVQAIRKDFYDAFLETNKRSKLTSHREMLKETLDELESSAKRFDTVEQFLYFIHEVAEKRIEMSRLQKEQFANKISLMTIHKSKGLEFPIVYLLCAIEGNMPHSSALDASHLDDVKMAGVTGRDKGTAALEEERRLAYVAVTRAKAELLISSPAFYRGKKAEPSRFLLSAFSGADTVDSRKPAAAVGTAAARRPAAAGKPAAATERVAAWICEQAGCKAWSRISSPQEAKLAAKACPLCSTAMVKGSRMVSLTR
- the tpx gene encoding thiol peroxidase yields the protein MTQVQERTGVATAGGNPITLLGPEIKVGDQAPDFKVNKDLMTEVSLSDYAGKVKLISVVPSVDTGTCDAQTRRFNVEADKLGDNVVILTISVDLPFALSRFCGAAGIDKVVTLSDYKSRAFGQAYGVLIKEIQLDQRAIFILDENNTVRYVEYLTEMKEHPNYDAALDALKELV
- the trxA gene encoding thioredoxin; the protein is MSVKQISDATFNNEIEAGTVLVDFWAPWCGPCKIIAPILDELSAEIGDAAKIVKINVDDNPESASKYNVMSIPTLLVFKDGQLVDQMVGVQPKEKLKAVIEKA
- the trxB gene encoding thioredoxin-disulfide reductase, producing the protein MHHKAIIIGTGPAGLTAAIYLARANMSPLVIEGIQPGGQLTTTTEVDNFPGFPDGITGPELMDNMRKQALRFGATIQPGRVSEVDMSKRPFTLFLEDGGQLTADSLIISTGATAKKLGIPGESDNIGKGVSTCATCDGFFFRNKKIIVIGGGDTAMEEAQFLTRFASEVRVVHRRDDLKASKIMQDHARSNQKVAWSLNRTPLEVVAGPLGVTGLMVLNNVTGEEELLEADGIFLAIGHTPNTGFLGGQLPTDELGYLQVIPGTSQTTVPGVFACGDVQDRIYRQAITSAGSGCMAALDCERFISEQHA
- the pdaA gene encoding delta-lactam-biosynthetic de-N-acetylase codes for the protein MRILTIVLAILFGQATMASADGSYHFGFKKSSNGQAPSIDQEGFKALLKQRGAIFTGDPAVKELYLTFDNGYEQGYTGKILDVLKEKQVPAIFFVTGHYIRTEPELLKRMAQEGHLIGNHSWSHPDMSQISAERIQKELNQVKDEVSTLTVQKEMRYLRSPRGIFNSQSLAVSQGLGYTNVFWSVAYRDWEPKHQKGWEYAYKNVMAQLHPGAVILLHSVSKDNTEALAKIIDDARSQGYQFKSLDEMKSRTP
- a CDS encoding HD domain-containing phosphohydrolase, which translates into the protein MIRLKRKVMIVSLSLSTFLVMGTAYAYSEGPDYMFEKEGKLTEFEFEVVQEHCFMAKELCEGIPDFQEVEKAFLYHHEK
- a CDS encoding DUF1761 domain-containing protein — encoded protein: MNLLEVNYLAVLVATLSTMVLGFLWYSPVLFGNAWVKLRNMKMEEMKGGGPITYILTALTALGGAFILALLLTLGNETTWLTGLTIGLLIGLSISLKIGMNYLFENSKLQLYFITIGYHMVSYLIAGIIIGAWQS
- a CDS encoding helix-turn-helix domain-containing protein; its protein translation is MNFHQLIPLVPLIEQIETNSSSLTAECPANKYQLIIVRRGHITILGQDQEPTVCSQAYACHPDQGTYSIQVPKTKTVEYVIITYRMLPDENTWTLQGPLTTLSEIKIHYMLDELIRTTHDLHPLTAEEEAAHIFRKRIMLERILFIYLYESQLTQEKKSSAESIEETLSYMNEHYMVELSLPMLARRAGMSVGYFTVLFKKHTGATMMNYLYTLRIEKAKQMFLHTDLLAKEVAGRVGFVDYFHFSKVFKKKTGYSPSVFLASQNKI